In Gadus chalcogrammus isolate NIFS_2021 chromosome 13, NIFS_Gcha_1.0, whole genome shotgun sequence, a single genomic region encodes these proteins:
- the ccdc71 gene encoding uncharacterized protein ccdc71, whose amino-acid sequence MANLLTRPAVLRPLTFAMEEKQALHSWSRVSSAGQSVVLEALKILGPKPGPPHPGTPAQLGTRRSNSTQDLPSPRPNSQPVLLAVGSGAEKALGMGTKPRGLPSTEELLIFLQELREEGHKATVLRSKDVYGYRSALSCPLTQDKLRALEKSQKPTAKRRGRKPPARKRDVHVHPSWRKAQRGSPRIQGTCPPEAPLCPPSAPVSWTRGPCAPQPCLRLTNLQDLPGAPTARLQIHTSWEPSSGPHSKQHLPPPPALSGIPLHPSQTNGEAPASLLRPWGLSCPVRHDGALIGDSAPTLYGPQAQLGSNGVHGAHPQGSGSRRAMANLRRKVIKVDHSRSVADARRKAQKILQLDLSPVIHIQPMPIKDYRHLQ is encoded by the coding sequence ATGGCTAACCTGCTGACCCGTCCGGCGGTGCTTCGACCCTTGACCTTCGCCATGGAGGAGAAGCAGGCTCTCCACTCGTGGAGCCGCGTCTCGTCGGCGGGCCAAAGCGTGGTCCTGGAGGCGCTGAAGATCCTGGGGCCCAAGCCTGGGCCCCCCCACCCTGGCACCCCAGCACAACTCGGCACCAGAAGGTCCAACAGCACCCAGGACCTGCCCAGCCCCCGACCCAACAGCCAGCCGGTCCTGCTGGCTGTTGGGTCAGGGGCGGAGAAGGCCCTGGGTATGGGCACCAAGCCGCGGGGGCTCCCTAGCACAGAGGAGCTCCTGATCTTCCTGCAGGAGCTGCGGGAGGAGGGCCACAAGGCCACGGTGCTGCGCAGTAAGGACGTGTACGGCTACCGCTCGGCCCTCAGCTGCCCCCTCACCCAGGACAAGCTCCGGGCCCTGGAGAAGAGCCAGAAACCCACCGCCAAGCGGAGGGGCCGGAAGCCGCCGGCCAGGAAGAgggatgtgcatgtgcatcCGTCCTGGAGGAAGGCCCAGAGGGGGAGCCCCCGGATCCAGGGCACCTGCCCTCCAGAGgcacccctctgccccccctcgGCCCCGGTGAGCTGGACTCGGGGGCCCTGTGCTCCTCAGCCCTGCCTCAGACTGACCAACCTCCAGGACCTGCCCGGGGCCCCCACCGCCAGGCTCCAGATCCACACCAGCTGGGAGCCATCGTCGGGCCCCCACTCCAAGCagcacctccctcctcccccggcCCTCTCGGGGATCCCGCTCCACCCGTCCCAGACCAACGGCGAGGCCCCCGCCTCCCTGCTGAGACCCTGGGGCCTCTCCTGCCCCGTCCGCCACGACGGGGCCCTGATCGGAGACTCGGCCCCGACCCTCTACGGCCCCCAGGCCCAGCTGGGCAGCAACGGGGTCCACGGGGCCCACCCCCAGGGCAGCGGCAGCCGCAGGGCCATGGCCAACCTGAGGAGGAAGGTGATCAAGGTGGACCACTCCCGGTCGGTGGCGGACGCCAGGCGGAAAGCCCAGAAGATCCTGCAGCTGGACCTGTCCCCCGTCATCCACATACAGCCCATGCCCATTAAGGACTACCGGCACCTCCAGTGA